Below is a genomic region from Flavobacterium ginsengisoli.
TTTCCTAAAGCTGCTTCTGCGTAATTCAAATAAACTTCTGCAAGACGTAACATATAAGTGTTTAAAGCAGAATTCATACGGGTAATTTTAGAATTATCTTTTGTAGAACCTACGACACCTTTTTTAACCGTTAGGAAATCTGCAGTGTGATCTACAGTATAACCGCCATTTGCTTTATTAATTTCAGCATAATGATCGCCATCTCCCATAAAAGTTGCTCTACGGCGAAGATCTTTTGACTCATATTCTTGTAAAACATTATAAGAAGCTCTTGTCCAGTATCCCCAAGCAGCATCGTCTCCTGTAATATCAGAACCTAAAGCAAAATAAGCTTGCTTGCGTATTGTTTACTCCGTAATCTCCGTTTGGAACCCATTGCAGTGCAAACATTGATTCTGAATTATTATTATTATCAATCATGAATAAATCTTCATAATTTGCCATTAAACTATATGGCCCAGAACTCATTACTTTTTCTGCGACTTTTTTAGCCAAATCAAGATATTCTTGGTTGCGGGTTCCGCTGTTTGGGTTGTCGCTTACTCCCGAAAATGACAAGTAAACGCGAGATAGCATTCCGAATGCGCTATATCTTGTTAAACGTCCAGATTGACCAGCAGTTTCAGGAAGATATTTTGCCGCAAATTCTAAATCACGTATAGCGAATTCATAAACATCTTTCATTGGATTTTTATTCACAATTGGATTTTTTACCAATTCGCTTGGATTTGTAGAAATGATTACATCTCCCCATAATGAAGCCAAATACCAATAAGCCGTTCCTCTCATAAAACGAGCTTCGGCAATGTATCTATCCTTAACTGCATCACTCAACGGGCTTCCAGAAATCCCGATGATCACGTTATTAGACTGTTGCACTACATTATACAATGATGCCCAAGCCGAAACCAAAGGTCCTGTTAATCCTGTTTCTGTTAAATCTGTAAACGGATAAACGTAATCTGAGAAAGGCGCATACATGTTTGCAGCACGTCCGTCTCCTAATCCGTAATAAAATTTATCATTAAAATCGAACCATACTTTGTTGTACAATGGTCCTGTTGCTGCCTGAAAATCAGACTCGCTTTTATAAAAATTCTCTTTTGTAATTACATCATTCGGTTCAACATCTAAAATGTCGCCGCAACTCGTCCAAACAAATGGCAATGCAATAATTAAAGCCGTATAAAATATTTTCTTTGTTTTCATTGTGCGTTTTTTAGAAATTAACAGTTAATCCAAGTGTAGTGATTGTTGGTGAAGGATAACGTCCGTTATCTACACCATTTAAAAGCTGATTTTGGTTTATTGCTCCAACTTCTGGATCGTATCCTTTATACTTCGTAAAGGTTAAAACATTCTGCATGTTTGAGGTCACTTTTACATTTGAAATTCCGTACTTAGAGTATAAGTCTTTAGGAAGATTATACGATATTGAAATGTTTTTAAGTCTTACATAAGATCCATCTTCTACAAATCTGTTGCTTAAACGATAATTAGATGCCGAAGAAGCCGAAGAAGTCGCAATTCTAGTCATGTAAGGATCTCCACCTACAATCTGAACGTTACGATAATCATTTGGTCCGTTCGGATCGATTAGTTCTAATTGTGCATATCCTAAAGCAGTTTTTAATAAGTTGGTATTCTCACGAGGGTTTTCTAACCATCTTCTTTGGTAATTTAGAACTTCATTTCCGTAAGAACCGGTAAATAAAATGCTTACATCAAATCCTAAGAAAGAAAAACTATTATTAAGTCCGAATGTAAAATCTGGATTAGGATTACCAATATAACCAGCATCTTTTTCGTTGATTACACCATCTTTATTCGCATCTTCAAACATATAATCTCCAATCCAAACACCATTTTCACCAATTGCCATTCCTTCAGGCAATGCTGTTGGTTTTACTACTCCGTTGGCATCTTTATAATAGAAATCTGTTGCTTTTTCAAAACGTCCGATTACTTTATAGCCATAAAATTGTCCTAATGGCTGTCCAACAGCAGTACGAGTAACAACCGTTACGTCTGAACCTTGTTGTAAGGTCTGATCGTAAACACCAGATTCTGAATTCAGTTTCAATACTTTAGATCTATTCACTGAAATATTGAAATTTGATTTCCAAAGAAAATCTTTTCTCTGCATGTTAATCGTGTTAATAGTGAACTCAAAACCTTTATTTTCAAGAGATCCAATATTAGCAAAAGGTGGCGTTGTAGCTCCTTGCCCTGTTGTTCCTACATAAGCAGGAAGTGATAATCTTAATAATAAATCGTCTGTTTTCTTGTAATAAGCATCTGCTGTGATTTCAATTCTATTGTCTAGAAGTCCGATGTCTAAACCAATATTAGTCTGGTTTGATTTTTCCCATTTAAGGTCTGGATTTGCTGTATTAGTTGCAATTTGTCCGCTTCCCCAATTTGTAGCAGAAGTACCGTAAACAGAAGTGTAAGCATTATTTGGTACGCTTGAGTTACCTGTTACTCCCCATCCAGCACGTAATTTTAGGTTGCTAATTGTCTGGTTTTCTTTCAAAAATGATTCATTTGAAACTTTCCAAGCTAATGCAGCAGATGGAAACCAATCCCATTTGTTGCCTTCAGCAAATTGTGAAGATCCGTCTCTTCTAATTGTTCCTGTTAGAATATATCTATCATCAAATGTATAAGTTGCTCTTGCAAAATAAGAACTAAGCGATTTTGTAGAACTTGCATTTGAGTTTCTTGCTGTTGTTGGGTCACCTGCATTTAAATCTGTTGCTCCGTTTGTTAAATAGCCTGAACGGTAACCGTATAGATTTTCCCAGTTTTGCTCTTGAAGCTCTTGAGCCAACATCGCATTAACATTACTTTTTCCGAATACTTTATTATAAGTCAATGTATTTGTCCAAATCCAGTTTTCGCTAGTAGATTTTGTTCTTGATCCTTCTCTTACTTCGTTTGATAATGCTCCAAAAGTATAAGATGGATTAAAAGTATATCTATTTCCAAAACCATAATCTATAGAATATTGTGTTTTAAGTTTTAAATCTTTTGTAAAACCAATTTCTGCATACACATTCCCTCTAATTCCGTAATCTTTTCCGTGATTATCTTTAAGCATTGCAATTCCGAGTGGGTTGGTTTGAACGAATTCAGTTGTATCTGGTCCATCAAAAGTTCCATCAGCATTACGAGACGCTACGTTTGGAGTTTGTTTTAGTGCCGTTAAAATCACAGAATCATCATTAACTGTTGTTACCTGATTGGTTTTGTAGGTATTTAAATTCACTCCAACCTTCATCCATTTTTTTACTTGAGAATCGACTACAGCTCGAATCGTCATACGATCAAATGAAGATCCGATTATTGTTCCTTCCTGATCAAAATAAGACATTCCTAATGCATAAGTGGTAGTATCAGATCCGCCTGAAGCAGATAAATTATAACTCTGGATTAAACCTGTTTGAAATAATTCGTCTTGCCAATTTGTTCCTTCTCCTAATAAATCAGGACGAATAAAATAAGGGTCTCTTTGTACGATTCCTAAATCTGCTCTTGTGTTTTTAAGCGTTCCATATTCTCGCAAATTTAGCACTTGCAATTCTTTAGGCATTTGCTTGCCATCCTACATAACTGTCAAAATTTAAAGTCAAATCTCCTTTTCTACCTGTTTTAGTTGTCACCATAATTACTCCATTTGCAGCTCGAGATCCATAAATAGCAGTTGCAGAAGCATCTTTCAAAATATCGATCGAAGCGATATCTTGCGGGTTAATTCCTGAAAGCGGATTTGTATTTAATGAACCAGAATTACCATCTATAATGACACCATCAATTACATAAATTGGCTCATTAGAACCTGTAATAGAACTTATACCACGAATACGCACCGAAGAACTTCCGCCTGGTGTACCACTATTCTGCTGAATCTGCACCCCAGCAGCTCGTCCTTGTAATACCTGATCTATAGTTGTAGAAACAGATTGTGTTACTGCCGCACTAGATATAGAAGAAATAGCTCCTGTTAAATCTGCTCTTTTTGCAGTTCCGTATCCAATAACAACAACTTCTTTCAAGTCATTTAAATTTTCTTCTAGTACGGCATCAATTTTAGTTTTATTGTTCACCGCTACTTCGTGCGGTTTATATCCGATAAAGCTGAAAACTAAAATACTATTAGTAGGAATAGATTGGAGCGTATAAGTTCCGTCAAAATTCGATACTGTACTTGTTTTAGTTCCCTTTACAATAATATTGACACCCGGTATTGGTCCGGCACCATCAGTTACAGTACCTGTAACAGTAATTTGTGCATTTACCGAAGCAGAAAATACTATCATCAGGATTAAGAACCCCAAATTCTTAAAGTATTTAGATCTGCTTTTAGTAATTAAAAAGTTAGTCATAAATAATTGGTTTAATGAGTTAATAGTTGGTTTAGTTAGTTTCTATTTGGCGACTATAGTATTACTTTCAATTTTTAACATTTCAAGCGAATAACAACTTATAGTCAAAACAAATATATGCAAAAAACAATAACACACAATCGGTTGCGTTAATTTTTATTCTCAATTTGAAAAAAATATCATTAAAAAAAGAATTATACGCAGTAAAATTTAAAAAATATTAAACAATCATCAAAAACAGTATTTGATATAACGAAAACGTTAGAGATAATAAATCGTTTAATTCAAAATCTTAAAAAAAACATAAAATGTTAAATTCTTATTTTTTTAAGCAAGTACTAAAACGATGTAGTAACCGTCGTAAAATTCGTCATAAAATAAATTTTTGTCAATCCCTTATAAAACGGGACTTAAGAAATATTAAATACTGAAAACCAATACACTAGACCCTATAATGTATATTTCTTACAAAACTTAAGAAAGAAACAATCGGTTGCTTTTATTTTATAAAAAAACTCCCTTCTAAATAACTAGAAGGGAGTTTAAAAACTATAAAAAATGAAAAACAAAAATATTATAAGTTCATCTTTTTAGCATCTTCAACAAATTGTTTCAGACCAATATCTGTTAACGGATGTTTCAACAATCCTTTAATCGCAGAAAGGGGTCCTGTCATTACATCGGAACCAATTTTTGCACAATTGATAATATGCATCGTGTGTCTCACAGAAGCCGATAATATTTGAGTTTGATAATTATAGTTATCATAGATTTCTCTAATTTCCGAAATCAGATGCATTCCGTCTGTTGAAACATCATCTAAACGTCCTAAAAATGGAGAAACGTAAGTCGCTCCTGCTTTTGCCGCCAATAAGGCTTGTCCAGCAGAAAATACCAAAGTTACATTGGTACGAATTTCTTTTGAAGAAAAATATTTACAGGCTTTTACACCATCACCAATCATAGGCAATTTCACTACGATCTGAGGATGTAAAGCGGCCAATTCCTCGCCTTCTCTTACCATTCCTTCAAAGTCGGTTGAGATTACCTCAGCAGAAACATCGCCATCAACGATATTACAAATGTCAAGATAATGTTTCAGGATATTTTCTTTTCCTGTAATTCCTTCTTTTGCCATTAAAGACGGATTGGTAGTTACACCATCTAAAACGCCTAAAGCCTGCGCTTCTTCAATATCTTGAAGATTAGCAGTGTCAATAAAAAATTTCATAAGTTTTTTGGTTTATTAGTTGTTATAAATAATTCTTTATCATCGAATGAATCGCATAGTGTGTCATTTCGACGAAGGAGACCCGAGCGATAGCGAACAGGCAAAGCAAATCTTCGCGAGAAACTCGACAAAGATTAGTTATTTACTTTGTGGAGCTACTTACGGAGATTTCTCCTTCGTCGAAATGACAAAACTGTACGTTTTTTTCTTTGTGTAGATAAATTTAGTAGAGACGCACTGCAGTGTGTCGAAATTTTAGTGAGTGAAAAATGTGCATTTCGATTGATTCTGCTCTTCAAAAAACCTTCAATAAAAAAAACTCACTTATTATTTTATCAAACTGACTTTTTATTCATTTCAATTTTCAAAAAACAGTAACTAAACCTTCAATCTGTTTTTCTTGAATCTTAATGTAAAAAAGCCATAATCTTAATACACATTTTCGAAGTTTTTATCTAAAAAAACATTTTTAGACATTTTAACGTTTTACAACTATCATGTTTAAAAATTAAAACTTTTTCTAGATTTTTTTCTCACTAAATATTTTGGAGAAACCTAACAGTCCCGATGCATCGGGGCTGTTAGGTTGAATATTTAAAATCTAAATCAATTAAATATATTGATTAATGATATTTTCAAACAATTCTTGTTTACCGCTTTGAAGATTTAATTCTCCATTTTCGTGAGCGATAGTATAAAGATCTTTTAAACCTAATTTACCGTCAGCAAAATCTTTACCTTTTCCAGAATCAAAAGAGCTGTATCTTTCTTTTCTTAATTTTTCGTATGGAGAAGAAGAAATGATTTTATCAGCAGTCAGTAAAGCTCTTGCAAAAGTATCAGCTCCACCAATGTGCGCTAAGAAAACATCTTCTAAGTCTGTAGAGTTTCTTCTAATTTTAGCATCAAAGTTAACTCCACCACCTTGTAATCCGCCAGCTTTTAAGAAAACTAACATTGCTTCAGTAGTTTCTTGGATGTTATTCGGGAACTGATCTGTATCCCATCCGTTTTGGTAATCACCTCTGTTAGCATCGATACTTCCTAACATTCCAGCTTTTGCGACCACTTCTAATTCGTGTTGGAAAGTATGTTGCGCTAAAGTAGCGTGGTTTACCTCGATATTGATTTTGAAATCTTTATCTAAACCATAATTTTTTAAGAATCCAATTGCAGTTGCTGAGTCAAAATCGTATTGGTGTTTAGATGGCTCCATTGGTTTTGGTTCGATGAAGAAAGTTCCTTTGAAACCTTGAGCTCTTGCGTAATCTCTAGACATTGCTAAGAATTGCGCCATATGGTCTAATTCTCTTCCCATATCTGTGTTAAGTAAAGACATATAACCTTCTCTACCTCCCCAGAATACATAGTTTTCTCCTCCTAAAGCGATTGTAGCATCCAAAGCCAATTTTACTTGTCCACCAGCTCTTGCTACTACATTAAAATCAGGATTTGTAGCCGCACCGTTCATGAATCTTGGGTTTGAGAAACAGTTTGAAGTTCCCCAAAGCAATTTAATTCCAGAGTCTGCTTTTTTCTGTTTTAAGTAATCTGTAATGAATGCCAAACGTTTTTCTGATTCTGCGAAAGTTGGCCCTTCGTTAATCAAATCGTAATCGTGGAAACAGAAATAATCGAATCCCATTTTGCTAATGAATTCAAAAGCAGCATCTGCCTTATCTTTAGTCGCCTGATACGGATCTGATGAAGCATCCCAAGCAAATTGCTTGCGTTCCTGGTCCGAATGGATCGCTACCTTGTCCGCAGAATGTATGCCAATAAGCGATAGCAAATTTAAAGTGCTCACGCATTGTTTTCCCAGCCACAACTTGGTCTGGATTGTAATATTTAAATGCCAAAGGATTGTCAGACTCTTTTCCTTCAAATTTAATTTGGCCAATACCTTTGTAGTATTCTTTATCTCCTAAAACTATCATTTGATTCTTTTATTTATTTGTTAATATTAATTCTAATTCTTGTTTCCATTTTTTATAAGTCGCTTCGTATTCCTCTTTATTTTTTAGAGGCAAAAAAGTCATTACGTGATCGTTTGTTGTAATTCCTGAACCAAATTTTTCAAAGTCACCATCTGTCAAGCCTACTGCTCTTGCTGCTCCTACTGCTCCGGTTGTATTGTAAATTTCTATTTCATGTCCAATTAATGTGGCAACTGTATTAGAGAAAATTTCGGAACGGAATAAATTATCATTTCCGGCTCTAATTACATTAATCGTTGCATTGTCATCTTTCAAGCATTCCATTCCGTACACAAAAGAAAACGCAATTGCTTCCAAAGATGCTCTGAATAAATGTGCGCTGGTATGAATATTAAAATTCAAGTTTAAAATATGAGATCCAATGTTTTTATTATTGAACATTCTTTCGGCTCCATTTCCAAACGGAATAACAACCAATCCTTGTGAGCCAACATTTATCTGAGACGCCTTTTCATTCATTTCTTCATACGAC
It encodes:
- a CDS encoding SusC/RagA family TonB-linked outer membrane protein, coding for MLNLREYGTLKNTRADLGIVQRDPYFIRPDLLGEGTNWQDELFQTGLIQSYNLSASGGSDTTTYALGMSYFDQEGTIIGSSFDRMTIRAVVDSQVKKWMKVGVNLNTYKTNQVTTVNDDSVILTALKQTPNVASRNADGTFDGPDTTEFVQTNPLGIAMLKDNHGKDYGIRGNVYAEIGFTKDLKLKTQYSIDYGFGNRYTFNPSYTFGALSNEVREGSRTKSTSENWIWTNTLTYNKVFGKSNVNAMLAQELQEQNWENLYGYRSGYLTNGATDLNAGDPTTARNSNASSTKSLSSYFARATYTFDDRYILTGTIRRDGSSQFAEGNKWDWFPSAALAWKVSNESFLKENQTISNLKLRAGWGVTGNSSVPNNAYTSVYGTSATNWGSGQIATNTANPDLKWEKSNQTNIGLDIGLLDNRIEITADAYYKKTDDLLLRLSLPAYVGTTGQGATTPPFANIGSLENKGFEFTINTINMQRKDFLWKSNFNISVNRSKVLKLNSESGVYDQTLQQGSDVTVVTRTAVGQPLGQFYGYKVIGRFEKATDFYYKDANGVVKPTALPEGMAIGENGVWIGDYMFEDANKDGVINEKDAGYIGNPNPDFTFGLNNSFSFLGFDVSILFTGSYGNEVLNYQRRWLENPRENTNLLKTALGYAQLELIDPNGPNDYRNVQIVGGDPYMTRIATSSASSASNYRLSNRFVEDGSYVRLKNISISYNLPKDLYSKYGISNVKVTSNMQNVLTFTKYKGYDPEVGAINQNQLLNGVDNGRYPSPTITTLGLTVNF
- the fsa gene encoding fructose-6-phosphate aldolase produces the protein MKFFIDTANLQDIEEAQALGVLDGVTTNPSLMAKEGITGKENILKHYLDICNIVDGDVSAEVISTDFEGMVREGEELAALHPQIVVKLPMIGDGVKACKYFSSKEIRTNVTLVFSAGQALLAAKAGATYVSPFLGRLDDVSTDGMHLISEIREIYDNYNYQTQILSASVRHTMHIINCAKIGSDVMTGPLSAIKGLLKHPLTDIGLKQFVEDAKKMNL
- a CDS encoding RagB/SusD family nutrient uptake outer membrane protein, with protein sequence MKTKKIFYTALIIALPFVWTSCGDILDVEPNDVITKENFYKSESDFQAATGPLYNKVWFDFNDKFYYGLGDGRAANMYAPFSDYVYPFTDLTETGLTGPLVSAWASLYNVVQQSNNVIIGISGSPLSDAVKDRYIAEARFMRGTAYWYLASLWGDVIISTNPSELVKNPIVNKNPMKDVYEFAIRDLEFAAKYLPETAGQSGRLTRYSAFGMLSRVYLSFSGVSDNPNSGTRNQEYLDLAKKVAEKVMSSGPYSLMANYEDLFMIDNNNNSESMFALQWVPNGDYGVNNTQASLFCFRF
- a CDS encoding TonB-dependent receptor plug domain-containing protein; this translates as MIVFSASVNAQITVTGTVTDGAGPIPGVNIIVKGTKTSTVSNFDGTYTLQSIPTNSILVFSFIGYKPHEVAVNNKTKIDAVLEENLNDLKEVVVIGYGTAKRADLTGAISSISSAAVTQSVSTTIDQVLQGRAAGVQIQQNSGTPGGSSSVRIRGISSITGSNEPIYVIDGVIIDGNSGSLNTNPLSGINPQDIASIDILKDASATAIYGSRAANGVIMVTTKTGRKGDLTLNFDSYVGWQANA